In a single window of the Pseudopipra pipra isolate bDixPip1 chromosome Z, bDixPip1.hap1, whole genome shotgun sequence genome:
- the ZNF475 gene encoding zinc finger protein 475, whose protein sequence is MSQTPFPPRRPGLKVCYICGREFGTQSISIHESQCLKKWHIENDQLPKHLRRPEPRKPEVLPGGSYTLTDENEAAYQSAQAQLVPCGNCGRTFFPERLPVHERCCRGGSSTHKSGKGPRSGAGSERYDQSENHQGMSGAASAAQAKVIKRPPTVICYICGREYGTKSISIHEPQCLKKWHQENDNLPKHLRRPEPKKPEVRIVQAKGFYDLDSLNEAAWSSAQTQLVPCDICGRTFLPDRLIVHQRSCKPKPAK, encoded by the exons ATGTCTCAAACACCCTTCCCACCAAGGAGACCTGGCTTGAAGGTATGCTATATCTGTGGCAGAGAATTTGGGACACAGTCTATTTCTATACATGAATCCCAGTGCCTAAAGAAGTGGCATATTGAAAACGATCAACTACCAAAGCACCTTAGAAGACCAGAGCCCAGGAAACCTGAGGTCCTTCCTGGTGGTTCCTATACACTTACAGATGAAAATGAGGCGGCTTATCAGAGTGCTCAAGCTCAGCTCGTGCCCTGTGGAAACTGTGGCCGAACCTTTTTTCCTGAGCGTCTTCCTGTGCATGAAAGGTGTTGCAGAGGAGGTAGCAGCACTCATAAATCTGGTAAAGGACCAAGATCTGGAGCTGGCTCAGAAAGATATGATCAATCTGAGAACCATCAAGGAATGAGTGGGGCTGCATCAGCTGCGCAG GCAAAAGTGATAAAACGACCACCAACAGTGATTTGTTACATATGTGGTCGTGAGTATGGAACAAAATCTATTAGTATTCATGAACCACAATGCCTGAAAAAATGGCACCAGGAGAATGACAACCTACCCAAGCACTTGAGAAGGCCAGAACCTAAAAAGCCTGAAGTAAGAATTGTGCAAG CCAAAGGTTTCTATGATCTTGATTCTTTAAATGAGGCAGCCTGGAGCAGCGCCCAGACCCAGCTAGTTCCATGTGATATTTGTGGGCGTACTTTTCTTCCAGACAGACTGATCGTCCACCAGAGGTCCTGTAAACCAAAACCTGCAAAGTGA